A genomic region of Saprospiraceae bacterium contains the following coding sequences:
- a CDS encoding DMT family protein, producing the protein MKIFYTILLLTLSNVFMTLAWYGHLKFAEWKTFSKFGLPVIILISWAIAFFEYCFQVPANKIGYQGNGGPFSLVELKVIQEVITLLVFSGFTLLVFKNETIRTNHIIGFCFLVLAVYFIFKSK; encoded by the coding sequence ATGAAAATATTTTACACCATTTTACTCCTTACACTTTCGAATGTGTTCATGACATTAGCCTGGTACGGGCATTTGAAATTTGCAGAATGGAAAACATTTAGTAAGTTCGGATTACCCGTTATTATACTCATCAGCTGGGCTATTGCATTTTTTGAATATTGCTTCCAGGTTCCAGCTAATAAAATAGGATATCAGGGAAATGGCGGGCCGTTTAGTCTGGTAGAACTTAAAGTGATTCAGGAGGTAATTACCTTATTGGTTTTTTCGGGATTTACGCTACTCGTTTTTAAAAATGAAACCATACGGACAAACCATATTATTGGGTTTTGTTTTCTAGTGCTGGCCGTATATTTCATTTTTAAATCGAAGTGA
- a CDS encoding GxxExxY protein: protein MTENEVSYKIRGPIFKVYNSLGPGLLESSYEAALKYELQKEGLIVKQQVALPVIYDNLHMEIGYRIDLLVEGKVIVEIKSIENLAEVRHKQVITYLRLSGKKLGILVNFNCTEISKSIFRKVNFL from the coding sequence ATGACAGAAAATGAAGTTTCGTATAAAATACGTGGTCCCATTTTTAAGGTCTACAATTCGTTGGGTCCCGGTTTGCTTGAATCTTCATATGAAGCCGCATTAAAGTATGAGCTTCAAAAGGAAGGACTAATCGTTAAGCAACAAGTCGCATTGCCAGTCATTTATGATAATCTTCATATGGAAATTGGATATAGGATTGATTTGTTGGTTGAAGGCAAAGTGATTGTTGAAATTAAGTCGATTGAAAACCTGGCTGAAGTCCGCCACAAGCAAGTCATTACATATTTACGGTTATCTGGTAAAAAACTCGGTATACTTGTGAATTTCAATTGCACTGAAATTTCAAAATCAATTTTCCGCAAAGTCAATTTCTTATGA
- a CDS encoding S8 family serine peptidase: protein MKNSNIKIASAFAAILMLITACQKEVAESSIAPLLIPSSNVVEGSYIVMFKSIFMKDYTGVMTSVSREEAESVSSRKLSYFQEQVHKLMIPSGIPATQITDYYSEVFYGVALKLDKTQLAILLKNPMVEFIEQDMEVRLPDITIEDSGIKSRAQTLPCGITNAGGSADGSTSTKWIWIADTGIDLDHPDLNVVTNSTYAKSFVGGTPDDCHGHGTHVAGTAAAKDNTIGVIGVSAGAPVVPVRVLNCQGSGQTSKILNGLNHIATYDEAGDVLNMSLGGYWGSNCATNSSYKTALTNLSNAGTRIALAAGNSSANASLYSPACVNATNIHTIASMTCAKAWSSFSNFGAPPIDWITTGSSVYSTYKNGGYATMSGTSMASPHVAGIMHSIQASPNQNGTVTFSGVNYKIAVR, encoded by the coding sequence ATGAAAAATTCAAACATTAAAATTGCATCAGCATTTGCTGCAATCCTGATGTTGATAACAGCTTGCCAAAAGGAAGTTGCTGAATCAAGCATCGCCCCATTGCTCATTCCTTCAAGCAATGTCGTTGAAGGAAGTTACATCGTGATGTTCAAATCAATCTTCATGAAAGATTACACCGGCGTGATGACTTCCGTCTCACGCGAAGAAGCTGAATCTGTTTCATCAAGGAAATTGTCTTATTTCCAAGAACAGGTTCATAAATTAATGATACCATCAGGTATTCCTGCCACCCAAATCACTGATTACTATTCAGAAGTGTTTTATGGAGTTGCACTTAAACTTGACAAGACACAGTTGGCAATATTGTTGAAAAACCCGATGGTAGAATTCATCGAACAAGACATGGAAGTCCGTTTACCGGATATTACTATTGAAGATAGTGGCATTAAATCGCGCGCACAAACCCTGCCTTGCGGCATTACCAATGCTGGCGGTTCTGCGGATGGATCAACATCAACAAAATGGATTTGGATAGCTGATACCGGTATCGATCTTGATCATCCGGATTTAAATGTAGTGACCAATTCGACTTATGCAAAATCATTTGTAGGCGGAACTCCAGACGATTGCCATGGTCACGGTACACATGTTGCAGGAACTGCAGCTGCAAAGGATAATACCATAGGAGTGATTGGTGTTTCTGCAGGAGCGCCAGTTGTTCCCGTAAGAGTCTTGAATTGCCAAGGGTCAGGCCAAACATCCAAAATTCTAAATGGTTTGAATCATATTGCAACTTATGATGAAGCCGGAGATGTTTTGAACATGAGTTTAGGAGGTTATTGGGGTAGCAATTGCGCAACTAATTCAAGCTATAAAACTGCATTAACCAATTTAAGCAATGCAGGAACCCGGATTGCATTGGCTGCAGGCAATAGTTCTGCGAATGCAAGTTTGTATTCTCCGGCTTGTGTAAATGCAACAAACATTCACACTATTGCATCAATGACTTGTGCAAAAGCCTGGTCATCATTCTCCAACTTTGGGGCTCCACCTATAGATTGGATCACCACCGGATCTTCTGTATACTCCACTTATAAGAATGGCGGATATGCGACCATGAGCGGTACGTCTATGGCCTCCCCTCATGTAGCGGGAATCATGCACAGTATACAAGCTTCTCCAAATCAAAACGGAACTGTGACTTTCAGCGGAGTCAATTATAAAATAGCAGTTCGTTAA
- a CDS encoding protein-L-isoaspartate(D-aspartate) O-methyltransferase, translating into MRKLQDTYRHKGLRNQLIDEIKGKGITDERVLAALAKVPRHLFLDKAFEEWAYKDNAFPIDCEQTISQPYTVAFQTALLKVEAKDKILEIGLGSGYQASILFELGAKVYSIERHKPLYLKTTQLLSELGYKGIRTFYGDGFKGLPMFAPFDKILVTAAAPMIPNDLIRQLKNGGCLVIPLNKGSFQEMLRITKITETETREERFGDFRFVPMLEGME; encoded by the coding sequence ATGCGAAAACTTCAGGATACCTACCGGCACAAAGGATTAAGAAACCAACTGATCGATGAAATTAAAGGAAAAGGTATTACTGACGAGCGAGTTCTGGCAGCATTGGCAAAAGTACCACGTCACTTGTTTTTGGACAAAGCATTTGAAGAATGGGCTTATAAGGATAACGCATTTCCCATAGATTGCGAACAAACGATCTCTCAGCCTTACACGGTAGCCTTCCAAACGGCGCTGTTAAAAGTGGAAGCCAAGGATAAAATTCTGGAAATTGGTTTGGGCAGCGGTTACCAGGCCAGCATTTTATTTGAACTGGGGGCTAAAGTTTATTCCATTGAACGTCACAAACCCTTGTATTTAAAGACCACTCAACTTTTAAGCGAACTGGGGTATAAAGGGATCCGCACATTTTATGGGGACGGCTTCAAAGGTTTGCCCATGTTTGCTCCTTTCGACAAGATCCTCGTTACAGCAGCTGCTCCCATGATCCCAAATGATTTAATCCGTCAACTCAAGAACGGCGGTTGCCTGGTGATTCCATTAAACAAAGGAAGTTTTCAAGAAATGCTAAGGATTACCAAGATTACTGAGACTGAAACCAGGGAAGAGCGATTTGGAGATTTTCGGTTTGTGCCTATGTTGGAAGGAATGGAATAA
- a CDS encoding phosphoglucomutase/phosphomannomutase family protein: protein MYNIRFGTDGWRAIIAKDFTVENVNRVAEASCKWLKQRGFHKVVIGHDCRFGGQMFLEEIACTFANEGIQCLIARGFVSTPMVSLGVLQNAAHLGVVITASHNPASYNGYKLKSSLGGPLLPKGIAEIEALIPAEAKLREMDFESCLKNGLIEYIDLEAAYIHHVQSHFDLQKIRTNVSLAYDAMYGAGQNVMKQIYPEMVPFHCHYNPGFENLPPEPIERNLQEIMKFLAKHPGQFIGVANDGDADRLAFIDSKGNMVDSHHVLLLLLYYLVVYKKQTGAVVVSFSVTNKLKKLADHFGLECIITKIGFKYIAEYMTTKEVLVGGEESGGLAIKGHIPERDGIWIALTLLQYIAETGKTLEELIDEVYQIVGPFYYDRWDLSLSEYQINLVKESLHNGISEWGNQKVLIEENLDGYKYHFQNDRWLLIRTSGTEPVLRIYAQAENKQEVLNLLNQARAVLKV from the coding sequence ATGTATAACATCAGATTTGGAACAGACGGGTGGAGGGCCATTATCGCCAAGGACTTCACCGTTGAAAATGTAAACCGCGTCGCAGAAGCAAGTTGTAAATGGTTAAAACAACGAGGATTTCATAAAGTCGTCATCGGACACGATTGTCGATTTGGTGGTCAAATGTTTTTGGAAGAAATTGCTTGTACTTTTGCAAACGAAGGCATTCAATGTTTGATTGCCAGGGGATTTGTTAGTACTCCTATGGTTTCTTTGGGCGTTTTACAAAATGCGGCTCATTTGGGTGTTGTCATTACTGCTAGTCACAATCCTGCTTCCTACAATGGCTATAAATTAAAGTCTTCCTTGGGTGGTCCGCTCTTGCCGAAAGGTATAGCGGAAATCGAAGCGTTAATACCTGCAGAGGCCAAATTAAGGGAAATGGATTTTGAATCGTGTTTGAAAAATGGATTGATCGAATACATCGATTTAGAAGCCGCTTATATCCACCATGTTCAAAGTCATTTTGATTTGCAAAAAATACGAACGAATGTTAGTTTAGCCTACGATGCTATGTATGGTGCTGGTCAAAATGTGATGAAACAGATATACCCGGAAATGGTTCCATTTCATTGCCATTACAATCCGGGTTTCGAGAACCTGCCTCCTGAACCCATCGAGCGCAATTTACAGGAGATCATGAAATTCCTTGCAAAACATCCCGGCCAATTTATTGGTGTAGCCAATGATGGTGATGCAGATAGACTTGCTTTCATCGATTCAAAGGGCAACATGGTGGACTCCCATCATGTTTTGTTGTTGCTCTTGTATTATCTGGTTGTTTATAAAAAGCAAACCGGAGCAGTTGTGGTCAGCTTTTCAGTGACCAATAAATTAAAAAAATTGGCAGACCATTTTGGATTAGAATGCATCATTACTAAAATTGGTTTTAAATATATTGCTGAATACATGACCACAAAGGAAGTGCTTGTGGGCGGAGAAGAATCTGGCGGGTTGGCCATTAAAGGACATATCCCTGAGCGGGATGGTATATGGATCGCATTGACCTTGCTGCAATATATTGCGGAAACAGGCAAAACTCTTGAAGAATTAATTGATGAAGTTTATCAAATTGTGGGTCCCTTTTATTATGATCGCTGGGATCTTTCCCTTTCTGAATATCAAATAAATTTAGTGAAGGAGTCGCTCCATAATGGAATTTCAGAATGGGGAAACCAAAAAGTACTTATAGAAGAAAATCTGGATGGTTATAAATATCATTTTCAAAATGATCGCTGGTTGCTGATTCGAACTTCAGGCACAGAACCGGTATTGCGAATTTATGCGCAGGCCGAAAATAAACAGGAAGTTTTGAATTTACTCAATCAGGCAAGGGCAGTCCTGAAGGTCTAA
- a CDS encoding GNAT family N-acetyltransferase, whose translation MEIIVKHFNQLKLDELYGIIQLRLEVFVLEQNCPYQDLDGKDPHCYHVIGKQGEQIVAGSRLVPPGISYDGYSSIGRVVSHKNFRRTGAGKLIMKQSLAYSESFFPDTAVKISAQSYLIPFYESFGFECMGEEYLEDNIPHTAMIRPSGLPLPD comes from the coding sequence TTGGAAATCATTGTAAAACATTTCAATCAACTTAAACTCGATGAGCTTTATGGTATCATACAGCTGCGACTTGAAGTATTTGTATTAGAACAAAATTGCCCTTATCAGGATTTGGATGGAAAAGATCCCCATTGTTACCATGTAATCGGGAAACAGGGAGAACAGATCGTAGCCGGGAGCAGATTAGTTCCGCCGGGCATTTCTTATGATGGCTACAGTTCTATAGGCCGTGTGGTCAGCCACAAAAATTTCAGAAGGACCGGTGCGGGAAAATTAATCATGAAACAAAGCCTTGCATATAGTGAAAGTTTTTTTCCAGACACAGCCGTTAAAATTTCGGCACAATCTTATTTGATTCCGTTTTATGAATCATTTGGTTTTGAATGTATGGGAGAAGAATATTTAGAGGATAATATTCCGCATACAGCCATGATTAGACCTTCAGGACTGCCCTTGCCTGATTGA
- a CDS encoding PD40 domain-containing protein, whose translation MKFFNLLSIAFLFCLTSLPCMTQSISNKENPYLIAYNIRTLDTTADDWEIMIMNMDGGDKKNLTQHKDVAWTYYAFDNRLFFISDRDSAYRNYYLYEMNPDGAHVRKISNLRLEDSWMGSRNNGDEMIVTGRIGKDIRHQLFLINTQTGTFTQLTKDTAAYFRDPLFSNDGKYIVYTYKKNKRDRNETEELYIMNSDGSHVRKLTEYPKDNISFKDYGYKAGAARWHPTENFISYISKQDGKHGIFGVTPDGSKRWKVLESDHADGWHDWSPDGQWLAFNRSDPEEKQFHIMLMNWKTKELKQLTDNSLKIQMAPVFLTKID comes from the coding sequence ATGAAATTTTTTAATCTTTTAAGCATCGCATTTTTGTTCTGTTTGACCTCTTTGCCGTGTATGACGCAATCAATATCAAATAAAGAAAATCCCTATCTGATAGCCTACAACATTCGTACTTTGGATACGACCGCCGATGACTGGGAAATTATGATCATGAACATGGATGGCGGCGATAAAAAAAACCTCACTCAACACAAAGATGTTGCATGGACCTATTATGCCTTTGACAATCGTTTGTTCTTTATAAGCGACCGCGACAGTGCTTACCGGAATTATTATTTATATGAAATGAATCCGGATGGTGCCCATGTTCGCAAAATCAGCAATCTGCGACTCGAAGACAGCTGGATGGGGAGTCGAAACAATGGCGATGAAATGATTGTTACCGGACGCATTGGAAAAGACATCAGACATCAGTTGTTTTTAATCAACACACAAACGGGAACATTTACACAATTGACAAAAGACACTGCTGCATATTTCAGAGACCCACTGTTCTCAAATGATGGAAAGTACATTGTATATACTTACAAGAAAAACAAAAGAGACCGCAATGAAACTGAAGAGCTTTACATTATGAATTCGGATGGAAGTCATGTCCGAAAACTTACCGAGTATCCAAAAGATAATATTTCATTCAAAGACTATGGATACAAAGCCGGTGCAGCCCGTTGGCATCCCACTGAAAACTTCATTAGCTATATTTCTAAACAAGATGGCAAGCATGGTATTTTTGGAGTTACACCTGATGGAAGCAAGCGATGGAAGGTTTTGGAGAGCGATCATGCCGATGGTTGGCATGACTGGAGTCCGGATGGACAATGGCTGGCCTTTAACCGATCTGATCCGGAAGAAAAACAGTTCCATATCATGCTTATGAACTGGAAAACCAAAGAATTGAAACAGCTTACAGACAATAGTCTAAAAATACAAATGGCACCGGTGTTCTTAACTAAGATAGACTAA